One Bosea sp. 685 DNA segment encodes these proteins:
- a CDS encoding amino acid ABC transporter permease, whose amino-acid sequence MPPSNTGPAGGSAISALQSALPADAYKIAHYTIVPRRHYGRILATVAILAVLAVLIRAFAVGDIEWRYVGLFLTAPAIMTGLANTILLAICAMLLGVVLGVLFAVMRLSKNPVLSTVAKLYVWLFRGAPALLQLLIWFNLALIFPRIAFPGLFDLRTVDVMTPFVAGLLGLGIQQGAYTSEVVRAGLLSVDRGQYEAAQAIGMTRLRMLRRIVMPQAMRVIVPPVGNEFIGMVKLTSLASVIQYSEMLHAAQTIYYANSRVLELLIVASIWYLVIVSVLSFGQSFVERYFGRGVAAVRHGL is encoded by the coding sequence ATGCCGCCTTCCAACACGGGCCCCGCCGGGGGCAGCGCGATCTCCGCTCTACAGTCCGCCTTGCCGGCTGACGCCTACAAGATCGCCCATTACACGATCGTGCCCCGGCGCCATTATGGCCGGATCCTCGCCACCGTCGCGATCCTCGCGGTCCTGGCGGTGCTGATCCGGGCCTTTGCCGTCGGCGATATCGAGTGGCGCTATGTCGGCCTGTTTCTGACGGCGCCGGCCATCATGACCGGGCTTGCCAACACCATCCTGCTCGCGATCTGCGCCATGCTGCTGGGGGTCGTTCTCGGCGTGCTCTTCGCCGTGATGCGCCTCTCGAAGAACCCCGTCCTGAGCACCGTGGCGAAGCTCTATGTCTGGCTGTTTCGCGGCGCGCCGGCGCTGCTGCAGTTGCTGATCTGGTTCAACCTGGCTCTGATCTTCCCCCGGATCGCTTTCCCCGGTCTCTTCGACCTGCGCACGGTCGATGTGATGACGCCGTTCGTCGCCGGATTGCTCGGCCTGGGCATCCAGCAGGGCGCCTACACATCCGAGGTCGTCCGAGCGGGCCTCCTCTCCGTCGATCGCGGCCAATATGAAGCAGCCCAGGCGATCGGCATGACCCGCCTGCGGATGCTGAGGCGCATCGTGATGCCGCAAGCGATGCGCGTCATCGTTCCGCCCGTCGGCAACGAGTTCATCGGAATGGTGAAGCTGACCTCGCTGGCGAGCGTGATCCAGTACTCTGAAATGCTCCATGCCGCGCAGACGATCTACTACGCGAATTCCCGCGTGCTCGAACTCCTGATCGTCGCGAGCATCTGGTACCTCGTCATCGTCTCGGTGCTGAGTTTCGGCCAGAGCTTCGTCGAGCGCTATTTCGGGCGCGGCGTCGCCGCCGTCCGCCACGGCTTGTGA
- a CDS encoding M20/M25/M40 family metallo-hydrolase — protein sequence MSKDVAAIKAELCQMIDERRDEIIALLQRFLQIKSVNPPGDMRETADFVRSILDEFGSPHRTVALRDDMPNIIGRWDAPRPGRHLVLNGHMDVFPVTNERLWDAAIVDGKIMGRGASDMKTGTLASILTYCYLYPYSEHLSGALTLTVVSDEQSGGRYGTKYLFDEFADEIAGDCCLNGEPSGLANLRFTEKGTLRFQLSARSAGGHGGYPHRAPNPIEAICKLVAAIYERYHLKLATLPPEIDAVLTSPETIAAADANLGKGAGDIARRITVNVGIIEGGQKATQIPTGCSTHLDIRVPIGSDRDVIRRDLETLASEHGCEMVVNEDHSYPASMTDPFGEMATILRGNIKSLLGHDAPPVSSLGGTDTRYWRWRKIPAIICGPSPISMGRDDEHVTIDEAIAVLKLQVMCVLDYLGNTGAALSQNTSQNISSDPRPA from the coding sequence ATGTCCAAAGATGTCGCGGCCATCAAAGCCGAACTTTGCCAGATGATCGACGAAAGGCGCGACGAGATCATCGCCTTGCTCCAGCGGTTCCTTCAGATCAAAAGCGTCAACCCGCCAGGTGACATGCGCGAGACGGCTGATTTCGTCCGCAGCATCCTCGACGAATTCGGAAGCCCGCACAGGACTGTCGCTCTCAGGGACGACATGCCGAATATCATCGGCCGCTGGGACGCGCCCAGACCAGGCCGTCATCTCGTCTTGAACGGGCATATGGACGTCTTCCCCGTCACCAATGAACGCTTGTGGGACGCCGCTATCGTCGATGGCAAGATCATGGGCCGCGGCGCCTCCGACATGAAGACAGGGACGCTCGCCTCGATCCTGACCTATTGCTATCTCTATCCCTATAGCGAGCATCTCAGCGGCGCCTTGACCCTGACGGTCGTCTCCGACGAGCAGTCCGGTGGACGATACGGCACGAAATATCTGTTCGATGAATTCGCCGATGAAATCGCCGGAGATTGCTGCCTAAACGGCGAGCCCAGCGGGCTGGCCAATCTGCGCTTCACGGAGAAGGGAACCCTGCGCTTCCAGCTTTCCGCCAGGAGCGCGGGAGGGCATGGCGGCTATCCGCATCGCGCGCCCAACCCAATCGAGGCGATCTGCAAGCTCGTCGCTGCGATCTATGAGCGCTACCATCTCAAGCTCGCGACCTTGCCTCCCGAGATCGATGCGGTCCTGACATCGCCTGAAACGATCGCTGCGGCGGATGCCAATCTCGGCAAGGGCGCAGGCGATATCGCGCGCCGCATCACCGTCAATGTCGGCATCATCGAGGGCGGACAGAAGGCGACGCAGATTCCCACCGGATGCAGCACGCATCTCGACATCCGCGTACCGATCGGCTCCGACCGCGACGTCATCCGACGCGATCTCGAAACGCTGGCTTCAGAGCATGGCTGCGAGATGGTCGTGAACGAGGACCACAGCTATCCCGCGAGCATGACCGATCCGTTCGGCGAGATGGCGACGATTCTGCGCGGCAACATCAAATCCCTGCTCGGGCATGACGCGCCGCCGGTTTCAAGCCTCGGGGGTACCGACACGCGCTATTGGCGCTGGCGCAAAATCCCCGCGATCATCTGCGGCCCTTCGCCGATCAGCATGGGACGCGATGACGAGCACGTCACCATCGACGAGGCCATCGCCGTGCTCAAACTGCAGGTGATGTGCGTCCTGGACTATCTCGGCAATACGGGCGCCGCGTTGTCCCAAAACACCAGCCAAAACATCAGCTCCGATCCGCGCCCGGCGTAA
- a CDS encoding mandelate racemase/muconate lactonizing enzyme family protein, with amino-acid sequence MPEITRVRCVLLSSPYADADEREIKACFPNGPKRTIGMVEVTLDNGVTGIGEGYLAVFAPLVFKSIVDLCTPLMLGKDGFDIPRRVKDLRSLCDYWSLQGAARHVISAFEAALQDARGKSLGVPVYELLGGAKRDSIQIYGSGGCCDAKHQFIRELDLLSAKGIGIYKIRSLKHDIWRTVWALEEAARRGIRVAVDMCQNLADPPQPVDDVVAFVEAVHARTEQRMLFLEEAVGPDSPEAFRALRQRIDVPVCGGEIITTPKEMIERMRVGAYAFVQPDASVIGGVSAVMEIFTVADALKIDVVVHAWGGAAAIMANYHAAFAGGGGLVEFPMLDFPLGREMIGDQGRIEKGRLLRPTAPGLGLTLTPEMEARYPFDGSAVYSCVLNDWDPPPDDHWKP; translated from the coding sequence ATGCCTGAGATCACCAGAGTTCGCTGCGTCCTCTTGAGTTCGCCCTATGCCGATGCGGATGAGCGCGAGATCAAGGCCTGTTTCCCGAACGGGCCGAAGCGCACGATCGGCATGGTCGAGGTGACGCTGGACAATGGCGTGACCGGCATCGGCGAAGGCTATCTCGCCGTGTTCGCGCCGCTGGTCTTCAAATCGATCGTCGATCTCTGCACGCCGCTGATGCTAGGCAAGGACGGCTTCGACATTCCACGGCGGGTCAAGGATCTGCGCTCGCTGTGCGATTACTGGTCGCTCCAGGGCGCGGCGCGCCATGTCATCAGCGCGTTCGAGGCCGCGTTGCAGGACGCCAGGGGCAAGAGCCTCGGCGTGCCCGTCTATGAGCTGCTCGGCGGCGCGAAACGCGACTCGATCCAGATCTATGGCAGTGGCGGCTGCTGCGATGCCAAGCACCAGTTCATCCGCGAGCTCGACCTGCTGAGCGCGAAGGGCATCGGCATCTACAAGATCCGCTCGCTCAAGCACGACATCTGGCGCACCGTCTGGGCGCTGGAGGAAGCGGCCAGGCGCGGCATTCGCGTGGCCGTGGACATGTGCCAGAATCTGGCCGATCCGCCGCAGCCCGTGGATGATGTCGTCGCCTTCGTCGAGGCCGTGCATGCCAGGACGGAGCAGCGCATGCTGTTCCTCGAAGAGGCCGTCGGTCCCGACAGCCCCGAGGCGTTCCGCGCGCTGCGCCAGCGCATCGACGTTCCTGTCTGCGGCGGCGAGATCATCACGACGCCGAAAGAGATGATCGAGCGCATGCGCGTCGGCGCCTATGCCTTCGTCCAGCCCGACGCCTCCGTGATCGGCGGCGTCAGCGCGGTGATGGAGATCTTCACTGTGGCCGACGCGCTCAAGATCGATGTCGTCGTGCATGCCTGGGGCGGAGCGGCCGCGATCATGGCGAATTACCATGCCGCCTTTGCCGGCGGCGGCGGGCTGGTGGAATTCCCGATGCTCGATTTCCCGCTCGGCCGCGAGATGATCGGCGATCAGGGGCGGATCGAAAAAGGCCGCCTGCTGCGCCCCACCGCGCCGGGCCTCGGCCTGACCCTGACCCCCGAGATGGAAGCGCGCTATCCCTTCGACGGGAGCGCCGTCTATAGCTGCGTCCTGAACGATTGGGATCCACCGCCGGACGACCACTGGAAACCTTGA